The following coding sequences are from one Schizosaccharomyces osmophilus chromosome 1, complete sequence window:
- a CDS encoding Usp (universal stress protein) family protein, translating into MSEDQSDSNGNAKEGISFGNLPRPESKEKSKLTIGTNVQRQAHSEPVTPVTRSSRSSMDKPMVRPVAKSSVTFAAAQGAGFIQPQFEEYPYNRPHSLASPPPSPHFLKRISFDTFNNKAASEFSLTLKTQHRAYKWTRASRTFLCGMDENIYSEFAVEYLFESLLSDNDEVVILRVIDPSSKMAEELLDENSYRLMAENVMASLLRKIDEEKAVSIIVELLVGKPQDMILRTIHTYSPDSLIVGTRGKPLNSFQSLLSSGSVSKFCLQRSPIPVIVVRPDRKRMRSKNKRLKDKTRKSYMEILEKSGR; encoded by the coding sequence ATGTCTGAAGATCAGTCCGACAGCAATGGAAATGctaaagaaggaatttcGTTCGGAAATCTTCCTCGTCCTGagtcgaaagaaaaaagcaaacttACAATAGGTACCAATGTTCAGCGACAGGCGCACTCAGAGCCTGTAACACCCGTAACTAGAAGCTCTAGGTCATCTATGGACAAACCGATGGTTCGTCCCGTTGCTAAGAGTTCTGTTACATTTGCTGCCGCTCAGGGTGCTGGTTTCATACAGCCACAATTTGAAGAGTACCCATACAATCGACCACATAGCTTAGCTTCTCCTCCCCCGAGTCCACATTTTCTTAAAAGGATCTCGTTTGATACGTTTAACAATAAAGCTGCATCGGAGTTTTCTCTAACTTTAAAAACTCAACATCGAGCTTACAAATGGACTCGAGCATCTCGGACATTTTTATGTGGTatggatgaaaatatatactCCGAATTTGCTGTAGAGTACTTGTTCGAATCTCTTTTGTCTGACAACGATGAAGTCGTTATCTTGCGAGTCATTGatccttcttccaaaatggCGGAAGAGTTATTGGACGAAAACTCATATCGCCTAATGGCAGAAAACGTGATGGCATCTTTACTAAGAAAAattgacgaagaaaaagctgTGTCTATTATAGTCGAGCTCCTCGTTGGAAAGCCTCAGGATATGATTCTTCGAACTATTCATACATATTCACCCGACAGCTTGATTGTAGGCACCAGGGGAAAGCCTTTAAACAGTTTTCAATCCCTTTTATCCAGTGGAAGTGTTTCCAAATTCTGTTTGCAGAGAAGTCCGATTCCTGTGATTGTGGTTCGTCCGGATAGAAAAAGGATGcgttcaaaaaacaaacgccTTAAAGATAAAACAAGGAAATCCTATATGgaaattcttgaaaagaGTGGACGCTAA
- the mrs1 gene encoding mitochondrial and cytoplasmic arginine-tRNA ligase Rrs1/Mrs1 produces MAAVEQLTMNLNSLGLQDHTLREEADVEHNPIDLYRSYISTELSKISGVDASLIYPALETSISKDSADLNLPVPRLRAKGGKPQELAAKWAEEFPKNLVEVAANGIFLRFNFIGSSLTKLVLPMIWNQRKEFGRNESAKGKVAVIEFSSPNIAKPFHAGHLRSTIIGSFLSNLHESQGWKVHRVNYLGDWGKQFGLLAIGFKRYGNDKELEENPMRHLYDVYVKINADATAEEEKIQQESAEAESKGVPYTPFATLHDKAREFFRHMEAGDEQSLKIWSRFRELSILKLKETYERLNIEYDEYDGESQVSLPFMDEMTDLLKQKNLVEQDNGALLIDLAKFDKKLGKAVVRKSDGATLYLTRDIGTAVKRYEKYHFDKSIYVVASQQDMYFAQLFKIFELMGFEWAKKCVHINYGLVQGMSTRKGKAIFLDDIMEVAKEEMHKVMQNNEEKYSQIENPEEVADIVGKTAIRIQDSTGKRINNYAFDWSRMTSFEGDTGPYLQYAHSRLSSVQRNVDFTDEQMKNADLSLITEPDAYELVRLLGQYPDVLKSAFRFQETSTVVTYLFKLTHAVSKLYDILWVKGREENLQLARLALFGAAKQVLNNGMRLLGLTPLERM; encoded by the coding sequence atggcaGCTGTGGAACAACTTACGATGAATTTGAACTCTTTAGGTTTGCAGGATCATACTCTTCGTGAAGAAGCTGATGTTGAACACAACCCTATTGATCTCTACCGCAGTTACATTTCTACTGAACTGTCCAAAATCAGTGGAGTAGATGCTTCTCTTATATATCCTGCTTTGGAAACTTCAATTAGCAAAGACTCTGCTGACTTGAATCTACCAGTTCCTCGTCTTCGTGCAAAAGGTGGTAAGCCTCAAGAATTGGCTGCTAAATGGGCTGAAGAATTTCCTAAGAATTTGGTTGAGGTTGCCGCTaatggaatttttttgcGTTTTAATTTCATTGGATCTTCCCTTACCAAGTTGGTTTTGCCAATGATTTGGAACcaacgaaaagaatttggTCGTAACGAGTCCGCTAAGGGAAAGGTGGCCGTCATTGAGTTCAGTAGCCCTAACATTGCTAAACCTTTCCATGCTGGTCATCTCCGTAGTACAATCATTGGTTCTTTCCTGTCCAACTTGCATGAATCCCAAGGTTGGAAAGTACATCGTGTTAACTACTTGGGTGATTGGGGTAAACAGTTTGGTTTGCTTGCCATTGGCTTTAAACGTTATGGAAATGATAAGGAGTTGGAAGAAAATCCTATGCGTCATCTTTATGATGTTTACGTGAAAATTAATGCCGATGCTActgctgaagaagaaaagattcaGCAAGAAAGCGCTGAAGCTGAAAGTAAGGGTGTTCCTTACACTCCCTTCGCTACCCTCCATGACAAAGCTCGTGAGTTTTTTAGGCATATGGAAGCTGGCGATGAGCAAAGTCTTAAGATTTGGTCTCGTTTCCGTGAACTAAGTATTCTCAAATTGAAGGAGACGTATGAGCGCCTTAACATTGAGTACGACGAATATGACGGTGAATCTCAGGTTTCCCTTCCATTTATGGATGAAATGACTGATCTTctaaaacagaaaaaccTTGTCGAACAAGACAATGGTGCCTTGTTAATTGATTTAGCCAAATTTGACAAGAAACTTGGCAAAGCAGTCGTCCGTAAGAGCGATGGTGCCACCCTTTACTTGACTCGTGATATTGGTACCGCTGTTAAGCGTTATGAAAAGTATCATTTTGACAAATCTATCTACGTTGTTGCTTCTCAACAAGATATGTACTTTGCTCaattatttaaaatttttgagCTCATGGGTTTCGAATGGGCTAAAAAGTGTGTTCATATTAACTACGGTCTTGTTCAAGGAATGAGTACTAGAAAGGGTAAGGCAATCTTCTTGGACGATATCATGGAGGTtgccaaagaagaaatgcaTAAGGTTATGCAAAATAACGAAGAGAAGTATTCTCAAATTGAAAACCCTGAGGAGGTTGCTGACATTGTCGGTAAGACTGCTATCCGTATTCAAGATTCAACTGGTAAGCGTATCAATAACTATGCTTTCGATTGGTCACGTATGACTTCCTTTGAAGGTGATACTGGTCCTTACCTTCAATATGCTCATTCTCGTTTGTCATCTGTTCAACGTAACGTTGACTTTACCGATGAACAGATGAAGAATGCCGATTTGAGTTTAATCACAGAGCCTGATGCTTATGAGTTGGTTCGCTTGCTCGGCCAATATCCTGATGTTTTGAAGAGCGCATTCCGCTTCCAAGAAACATCTACTGTGGTTACATACCTTTTCAAGCTGACACATGCTGTTAGTAAATTGTACGATATTCTTTGGGTTAAGGGTCGTGAAGAAAACTTGCAACTTGCACGTCTTGCATTGTTTGGAGCTGCTAAACAAGTTTTGAACAATGGTATGAGATTATTGGGCTTGACTCCCTTAGAGAGAATGTAG
- the mmb1 gene encoding mitochondrial microtubule binder Mmb1, translating into MPMPGSANQEPLAEAETNMLQRLEQLQMQTSNILKKLHSTTTFSETSSADHVNENGIVAASSTSAMPSDNIDSLTEAMVNVKIDEDQKKQEFATNSNTEDTPSQEQQETPQIPTSISPSKTKVKARAIRPSTKPTRESLSTDQHQRTLPSRLSGRLSTGVQDTRLSSPGISPSPVRPPSSLASRSSLPSSACPKVALSTPKSPALVNPQVARSRSSLGVRPPSRITVNSTSIAQDTAPKVQSKPSNGEKVSSPGASPKVSARRTSGVSIVRPATRAATTRPMSRSTGSSSVGIRGNQPTTQTPTVPKAKTNVHANILRPSTSAYTVRPGSRILRDPDPSRDSSRHPPTSSLRNNSSLAVPSPPIGTVNRSPSRLGQTGANIRNPSAKVIRPSTAADVRSPSRSTTATRTPSRLGHTGAPIKNPNVRVVRPGTAAAVHSPARSTIPRAPSRLDQTEATVKKSNVRVMRPGTAAGTRSPSRITAPRTPSRLGQAGPDTKKSNVKIVRPGTAAGVRSPSNAAAPRAPSRLEQTGVNAKNSSAKIMRPGTASGIRSPSRLAQASVPSKTPINGVRAKASNVERPTSSLRIHAPSRPLQRPSIIRPTTSLRHERSKVQGISSPLPEDIDVSKKCESNESLDLNKIN; encoded by the coding sequence ATGCCAATGCCAGGTTCAGCAAATCAAGAGCCTTTGGCAGAGGCAGAAACAAACATGCTGCAGCGATTAGAACAACTACAAATGCAGACGTCCAACATTCTTAAAAAACTGCATTCTACTACCACTTTCTCGGAAACATCATCAGCTGACCATGTAAACGAGAATGGTATCGTTGCTGCAAGCTCTACTTCTGCGATGCCTTCCGACAACATTGATTCATTAACTGAGGCGATGGTTAATGTGAAAATAGATGAAGAtcagaaaaagcaagaattTGCTACCAATTCCAATACCGAGGACACTCCTTCTCAAGAACAACAAGAAACCCCTCAGATACCTACTTCTATTTCACCTAGCAAAACGAAGGTTAAAGCTCGAGCCATTCGACCTTCCACAAAGCCGACTCGGGAATCCCTTTCAACCGATCAACACCAGCGAACTTTACCATCCCGCTTGTCCGGTCGTCTTTCCACTGGAGTACAAGACACAAGACTTTCATCGCCTGGTATTTCTCCATCCCCAGTACGTCCTCCTTCTTCTCTAGCATCTCGTTCTTCATTACCTTCCTCAGCTTGTCCTAAAGTTGCATTATCTACTCCCAAGTCGCCAGCTTTGGTAAATCCTCAAGTTGCTAGATCTAGATCTTCCCTGGGTGTTCGCCCTCCCTCCAGAATCACCGTCAACTCTACTTCTATTGCACAAGATACTGCACCTAAAGTACAATCCAAGCCTTCCAATGGAGAGAAAGTTTCTTCACCCGGAGCCTCTCCCAAAGTATCTGCAAGACGAACTAGTGGGGTTTCCATTGTTCGTCCTGCTACTCGGGCTGCAACAACACGTCCAATGTCACGATCTACGGGTTCCTCCTCTGTAGGGATACGTGGAAATCAACCTACCACACAAACTCCTACCGTTCCAAAGGCCAAAACCAATGTACATGCAAATATCCTTCGTCCTTCTACTTCTGCTTATACCGTACGTCCTGGCTCCAGGATTCTCCGTGATCCCGATCCATCTCGCGATTCATCCAGACATCCTCCGACTTCTTCTCTGCGTAATAACTCATCCCTGGCAGTTCCCTCTCCGCCTATCGGTACTGTAAATAGATCACCGTCAAGATTAGGACAAACTGGAGCTAATATCAGGAATCCTAGTGCTAAGGTAATCAGACCTTCAACTGCAGCTGACGTACGATCTCCTTCGAGAAGTACTACTGCTACTAGAACGCCCTCTAGGCTAGGGCATACCGGGGCTCCTATTAAAAACCCAAACGTTAGAGTAGTTAGACCTGGAACTGCCGCTGCGGTGCACTCTCCTGCTAGAAGCACTATTCCAAGAGCACCATCTAGGTTAGATCAAACGGAGGCCACTGTAAAGAAATCAAACGTTAGGGTAATGAGACCCGGGACTGCCGCCGGAACACGTTCACCTTCTAGAATTACAGCACCAAGGACGCCGTCGAGACTAGGACAGGCCGGACCCGATActaaaaaatcaaatgttAAGATTGTGAGACCCGGGACTGCTGCTGGAGTACGGTCTCCTTCTAATGCGGCTGCCCCAAGAGCACCGTCTAGACTTGAACAAACAGGAGTTAatgcaaaaaattcaagCGCCAAGATAATGAGGCCGGGCACTGCCTCTGGGATAAGATCTCCTTCACGACTTGCACAGGCTTCAGTTCCTTCGAAAACTCCGATTAATGGAGTTCGAGCAAAAGCTTCAAATGTTGAACGACCCACATCCTCATTACGAATTCATGCACCTTCTCGTCCTTTACAGCGCCCATCGATCATTCGCCCAACCACGTCTTTACGACATGAGCGAAGCAAAGTTCAAGGAATATCCAGTCCATTGCCAGAAGATATCGACGTATCTAAAAAGTGTGAGTCCAACGAATCCTTAGACCtcaacaaaataaattga